The genome window ACAAGGACTCCATGGCATCTCAGCGATACACCTACGGCGAGGATCCCAGCCAGTTCGCCGATCTCTACCTGCCGGAAGGAGACCGTCGCGCCGGCGCAGTAATCACCATCCATGGCGGGTTCTGGCGGAGCCGATACACCTGCGAGCTTGGCGTTCCGCTCGCCGAGGATCTTGCTGCCCGCGGCTTCACCTGCTGGAACCTCGAATACCGCCGGGTGGGAAACGGCGGTGGTTGGCCGGAGACATTCGAAGACATCGCCGCCGGGATCGACCTTCTTTCCGTCGCGGCCGGCGAACACAGCCTGAATCTGACGACGACGACGGCGCTCGGCCACTCTGCCGGCGGCCACCTGGCCGTGTGGGCAGCGGGGCGGACGTCCCTACCGGGAAGCGCGCCGGGTGCCGGTTCCGTCGCGGTGCCGCTCACCGGCGTCGTAAGCCAGTCAGGAGTACTCAATCTGCGCCGGGCGCGCGAGGAGCGCCTGGGCGACGGAGCAGTGGCGGACTTCCTGGGGGAGCCCCGCGAAGACAACTACCGGCTCGCCGACCCGATGACCGCGATACCGCTTCCCGTACCCGTCCTCGCGCTGCACGGCGCTGAAGACGACACAGTGCCGCTCAGCCAATCGAAGTCCTATGTGAACGCTGCCTTGACAGCCGGCGCGACTGCGGAGCTGGTGATCATTCCGGGGGATCACTTCGCGATGATTACTCCCGGCACGTCCGCCTGGCAGCTGGTGGTTGACGCAGTGGTACGTCTTGCATGAAGCGATTAACGGAGTGTTCAGCCAAGTGTGGGATCCTGCTCCAATGAGCGCGCGTTCCCGGTTACATCGGGCTGCCCACCGTACCGGCCTTGAAATACTCGGTTGGACCCTTGTTGTGCTTGGCATCGCTGCGCTAGTTCTCCCCGGACCCGGACTGTTGATGCTGGTCGGGGGACTGGCGGTGTTGTCCCAGCAGTACACCTGGGCCGAGAAGCGGCTGCACCCGATCAAAAAGCAGGCCTATCGTGCAGCCCGCATCGGAGTGAAGACCTGGCTCCGCATCGCGGTGAGCGCCCTGGGCGCACTGTGCTTCATGGCAGTCGGCATTTTCTGGATGGTGCAGCCGCCCGTCCCAGGGTGGTGGCCCCTGGGTGACGAGTGGTGGCTGCCCGGAGGATGGGGCACGGGGCTGAGCCTGGTGCTGTCCTCGATCATCGCGTTGACCCTGCTTGTCTACAGCATCCGGCGCTTCCGGTAGGGCCGCGCGGGTACTGTTCGATGCTAGGTTGAGACGGTGCTCACGATAATTGGGGAAGCCCTCATCGACGAGGTCATCAGCGACACGGCACCGCTACGCGCACACGTGGGTGGAAGTCCGCTGAATGTAGCAGTCGGTCTGGCAAGGCTTGGGCACCCGACCCAGTTCCTCGGTCGGTTCGGGGACGATGAATACGGCCGCCGCATCCACCAGCACCTCGCTGACAACGCCGTCCTTTCGCCGCTGCCGCCCGACGCCGGCCCCACCAGTGTGGCGTCGGCCAGGCTCGACCCGGTGGGCGGAGCACAGTACACCTTCCAGCTCCGTTGGGAACTTCCCGAACTGGCCTCCCGCGACAGTCTGCTCAACGGCACCAGCCTGGTGCACACCGGCTCCATTGCGTCGATGCTCGCCCCTGGCGCCGCAGAAGTGCTCGCCCTGGTCAGGCAGGCCAGGCCGTTCGCGACCATCAGCTACGACCCGAACTGCCGTCCGACGATCATCAAGGACGTCGACTACGCGCGGGAGCAAGCCGAGAAGTTCGTGGCTCTGGCGGATGTGGTGAAGGCATCGGACGAGGACCTCGAGTGGCTCTACCCGGGTCAGGACCACCGCGAGAGCGCGCGCCGCTGGCTGTCGATGGGTCCCGCCGTCGTAGTTGTGACGCGGGGTTCGCGCGGTTCATGGGCCGTCGTCGAACGCGGTGAATGTGAGGCTCCGGCAGCTGCTGCGTCCGTCGTCGATACAGTCGGCGCCGGTGACTCCTTCATGGCCGCCCTGCTGGGTGCGCTGGTGGACCGCGAGCTGGACGGAGGGCAGCGGCGCAGTGAGCTTCACGGGTTGTCTGTTGAGCAAGTGCAGGCTGTGTTGGCGTTCGCTGCAGCAGCAGCTGCCGTGACCGTGTCCCGGGCGGGTGCCAACCCGCCCACCAGAGATGAACTGAGAGCAAGAGGAGTGTACGCATGACCCGCGATCCCTACGCAGATCTTCCTGAAGTTCCTTCCTTCAACGTCACCAGCACCGACATCAGCAATAACCAGCCGCTCGATATCCGGCATGCGTCAGGCCGAATGGGAGCAGGCGGCGAGGACCTCTCGCCGCAACTTAGCTGGACCGGCTTCCCCGAGGAGACAAAGAGTTTCGCCGTCACCGTCTACGATCCTGACGCTCCCACCGCCAGCGGCTTCTGGCACTGGGCCGTTTTCAACATCCCGGCCGGGACCACCTCCCTGCCGTCCGGTGCCGGTGCGGAAGACGGTTCCGCGCTTCCGGACGGTGCAGTGCAGCTTAGGAACGACGCCGGCTTCCTCGGCTTTGTTGGAGCGGCACCGCCACCCGGTCACGGCCCGCACCACTACCACGTGGTGGTCCACGCGGTTGATGTGGAGAAGCTGGACATCCCGGAAGACGCCTCCAACGCCTACCTCGGGTTCAATCTCTTCTCCCACTCCATTGGCCGGGCGCGCATCATCGGCACCTACGAGCAGTAGCCTGGAAGGACGTTAATCATGCTGATTCTGTTCGGATTCAACACCCGGGTCAAGGAACTGTTCCGTCGTCAGGCAGTGTGTTCCAACTGCGGTCAGCACGCCTCGCAGCGTGTCGATGAGCGGTCAACCCGCTTCACCGTCTTCTTCATACCGCTCTTCACCACACGCCGGCGCTACTCGCGAACCTGCGCCTGGTGCGGCATCACCGCCGAGCTATCGAAGAGCGAGAAGAACGCATTGGCCTGATCCCGGGAGGCACTGTACCGGTTCGCTTGGGTAGGCTGGATACCTACCCGGGTGAGGAGTTTGGGATGCGTTTGGTCGCCAGCGATATGGACGGCACGGTCGTCGGTCACGACGGGAAGATGTCGAAACGGACAATCCGGGCCTTTGAGTCCTGCCTCGAGGCAGGCATTGAGGTTGTGTTCGTGACCGGACGGCCCCCCCGCTGGCTGCAGCCGCTGCGCGACCTTGGCTTCACGGGAACCGTGATCTGCTCCAATGGTGCGCTCACCTATGACCTCGGTCGCGAGGAAGTCCTCGACTCACACCTGCTGGACGGCGAGAGCATCTTCCAGGCGCAGGAGATTATTCGGGGGCTGTACCCGGCGGTTACCTTCGCTGCGGAAACGGTGGACAGCTTCCTGATTGAACCCGGATTTGCGGATCCGGCCTCGGTTGAGCTGCTCGGGGCTGCGGAACCCCGTCCGCTTCGTGAATCGCTGGACGGGACCGGAGTCATCAAGTTCCTCGCGCGGGAGCAGGACATCTCGCCCGACGCTTTCCTGCATGGGGTGGCTCCCGCCGTCGGGCATTTGGTCGCCACGACGCACTCTGCACCCCGCGTGCCGCTCCTCGAGATGAGTGTGCCCGGCATCAACAAATCGGTCACGCTAGCCAAATACGCAGCCGGACTGGGTATCGACCGTGAGGATGTGTTCGCCTTCGGGGACATGCCCAATGACATCCAGATGCTGGATTGGGCGGGGCACGGGTACGCCATGTCATCGGGCCACCCCGATGCGCTTGCTGCAGCGAACCTCCGAGCGCCGGCTTTCGACGACGACGGCGTGGCGCAGGTGCTGGAACAGCAGCTCGCCGCGCTCCGGTCAGCCTGACGCCCTGGCCCGGCGATGGGTAAGCCCTACTTCGATGTCCCTGCGGGCGGTGGGGGCGGGGTTGCGCTAGCACTGTCGCACCGGGGGTTCGCGCTGGACGGGCAGGAAAACACACTCGCCGCGATGGAGGCGGCGATCAAAATGGGCTTCGCCTATCTGGAGATCGACGTGCGCACCACGCGTGACGGCGTCGTAATGGTCTTTCACGACGAGCGCTTGGAGCGGGTGACGGACGGGACCGGCCGGGTAGCTGACCTTACTGCTTCGGAGCTTGCAAAGGTGCGGGTTCGGGGCCGCGAGCCGATCCCGACGCTGGCGGAGGTACTTGCGCGGTGGCCTGACGTGAAGTTGAACATCGACGTGAAGGATGATGGGTCGGTGCAGCCCTTCGTCGACGTGATTGAGGCAGCCGCTGCCCACGACCGCGTGCTTGTAGCCTCCTTCTCCGACCGGCGCCGGCTGCGGGTGCTGAGGGCACTGAGCCGGCCGGCGGCGTCGTCAGCGGGCATGGCGGTCAGTGCAATGATCCGGATTCTCGCGCCCCTTGGATTGGCGGGGTGGATAGCCCGACGCGCGCGTGTGGATTGCCTCCAGGTTCCCCGTCGCTACCGGGGTATTCCGGTGGTGGCGGAGCCCTTCGTGCGGCGATGCGCGGCGGCCGATCTTCCGGTGCATGTGTGGACCATCAATGAGGCACCGGAGATGGAGGAGCTTCTGGCTCTGGGTGTAGGAGGGCTGGTGTCTGACCGTGCTGACCTGCTGGCGCAGGTGATGGCATCCCGCGGGGAGTGGCCCCAGCACCGATTAGTACCCTAACAGTTAGTACCCTAAAATGGATGAGGTAGGAAGTCGTCGCGCAGGAAGGCCGCTCTTATGGCGGAAAAGAAGACGCTGTCAGCCCGATTCATGAACGCAACCGGCAAATTGCGGATGTTTTTCGGCCCCGCCGATCAGGGCGGGCTGGGCGGTCCGGTCAAGTACACGGACGACGCGGCCCACCGCCGTCGTCAGCAAGAGCTGCAGCAGTGGGACGTGGTGCGGAACGCCGACGGATCCACCTATCTTGTCTCGCGCGAGCCCGAAGGCGAGAAGTAGTGACGGCGACAGCGTCACAGCAGCTCTCCCAGGATGCGCCGCTCAGTGGCTCTCAGGACGCCTCTCAGGATGAGGATTTGTTGCTGGAGCGGCAGCTCTGCTTCGCCCTTTCGGTTGCCTCGCGCAGTGTCATCGGGGCATACAGGCCGGTGCTTGAAGAACTGAACCTCACCCATCCGCAATACCTCGTGATGCTTGCCCTGTGGGAGAAGAATCCGCGCTCGGTTCGGGAAATCAGTGAAGCCCTGGCCATGGAACCTGCCACCCTCTCGCCGATGCTGAAGCGGCTGGAGGCAAACGGCCTTGTGACGCGTGAGCGGGTTGCAGGCAATGAGCGCGCTCTCGCCGTCGGGCTGACGGCTCAGGGGCGCGAACTTCGCGAGCAGGCGCTGTCCGTGCCCGGGACCATGATGAAGAAACTCGGATTGACCCGCGAGCAGGCGGAGAACCTCAACGCGGTCATGCGCGAGGTTATAGCTGCAGCAGGCGGTGCCTAAGCGTTAGACGCCGCTAGAGTACTGGCTCAGTGGCGGACTGCAGGTACTTCAGAGCATGTGGAGCGTAGGTGCGCATCGAATCGTCATCGGCGTGTATCAGCAGCCGGAGCCACGAAGCGTAGCGGTTCACCCGGCCCAGCTTCAGCGCCGGTTCCAGCGCTGCCCGCAACTGGGGGAGGGGAGCGTAGGCCGTCCAGCGCTCAAGATAGGCGGCGATTACCCTTTGGATTCGGGAATCTTCGGGCCCAACCTGCCAGGTCTCCGTCATGGTGCTCACGGGGACAAAGAGGGACGTGAACGGATGCGCCCATAATGAATCGCCGAAGTCCACGAATTTCAGCGGATCGGTGCTTGCGCCGGGGATGAAGGCGTTGTTGGGGTGCAGGTCGTTGTGCTCCAGGGAAAGCGGGACACCCAAGGCGTTCAGTTGCGCGGCGGCGTCTTCGATTCCGGGCACGCTCGCGTACACCCGGTCAGCCTGTTCGGCGTTCAAGTGCAGTGGATGTTCGGATGGCAGACCCGTGTGGAGGAGGAGCTGATTGCTGACGAAGTTGGCAGCGATGCCCGGTTCCATCGACTGCAGCCCGGCCGTTCGGAGCGAATTCTCGTGGGGCGCGGCCTGCTGCTGCAGCTCTGCGAAATCCGAAACCACCCGCGCCCAGAGCGCGTAGTCCGTGGTCGGGAGGGTGGCCAGGGTTGCGCCGTGGTCGGCCGAAATCATCCAGCCCTTGGTCGGTTCAACCGCCAGTGGTGCGACCACGTGGGTGGGGGCAATCTCGGCCAACGCAGCCACGATGGACGCCTCCTGGAACTGGCCCGGATTGTTCTCCTTGAACCACAGCTTCCCGTAGTTGGTGGGAACGGTCAGCTGCACGGACCAAAAGCGGATTCGGGCGTCGCTGAGGGGGCCGACCTGCTCGATCCGGTACGTGGCCAACACCTGGGATATCCACGTCTGCACGTTGGAGCGCCAGGCAGGGGTTTGCCACAGCTCGAGAGGGTGCAAGGCGGGGCTGGTCACCGGATTATTGTGTCACCCGATGCGGCACCCGTCCCGGATTGCCCAGCTTCTGCGCTTTTGTCGCTGTTTTTGTGTCAGGTCTAGCCCGCGAACTGTTAGGGGACGGCAGCGAACGGCGGCAAAAGCTGAGCAGATCGGCACGCTCTTGAAGCGCCTCAGCCTAGTTTCGAGGGACGACTTCCGTGGTCCTCGGACTCGATCTCATCCGGACCGGCGACATGCTCGCTACCCCGAACCCGGGCGATCCCGCTCATCCCGTGGAAGATGAGCAGCGTGGCTGCGGTCCCAAGGGCGATTCCCTCGAAGGTCAGGTCACCGACGGTCCAGGTGAAGTTTGCAATGCCGACCACCAGGGCAACGCCCGCCGTCGACAGATTGATCGGGTTGGAGAAGTCCACGCGGTTCTGCACCCAGATCCTCACACCGAGGATGCCGATCATTCCGTAAAGCACGACGCCGGCACCTCCGAGGACACCGGCGGGCACCGTTGCGATCAGTGCACCGAACTTCGGGAACAGGCTCAGCAGCACAGCGATCAGCCCCGCCACCCAATACGCCGCCGTTGAATAAACCCGCGACGCCGCCATCACACCAATGTTCTCGGCATACGTCGTCGTGCCTGATCCACCACCGGAGCCGGCGAGGACCGTGGCAAGACCGTCTGCCATGAGTGCCCGCCCGGTCACGGGATCGAGGTCTCGGCCCGTCATTGCGGCCACCGACTTCACATGACCGATGTTCTCGGCCACCAGCACCAGGACCACGGGGACGAACAGTCCCACCACGGAGAGGTGGAATTCAGGTGTCTGGAAGGGCGGCAGTCCGAACCACGCGGCGTCGTTGATGCTGGTGAAGTCCACTTCACCGCGCAGTACCGCCACCAGGTAGCCCACGAGGACCCCGATCAGAATGGACAGCCTGCCCAGGATGCCCTTGAAGAGAACCGTCACCAGCAGGATTGCAACGACAGTGACCAGTGCGGTCAGGGGTGCCTGCTCGAAGCTGGCCTTCGCGGTCGGCGCCAGGTTCAAGCCGATGAGAGCCACAATTGCGCCCGTGACGATGGGCGGCATCAGAACCTGGATCCAGCGGGCACCGGCCAGGTGCACAACGAACCCGATGAGGGCAAGAACGGCGCTCGCCATGACCACGCCGCCGAGCGCGCCGGCCGGGCCGTGCTGGCTTTGGGCCGCAGCAATCGGTGCGATGAAGGCGAAGCTCGATCCAAGGTAGCTGGGGACGCGGCCGGCAGTGATGATCAGGAAGAGCAGCGTGCCCAGTCCCGAGAACAGCAGCGTGGTCGACGGCGGGAATCCAGTCAGCAGCGGAACCAGGAAGGTAGCGCCGAACATTGCAACAACATGCTGGGCACCGATGCCGACGGTCCGTGGCCAGCTCAGCCTTTCATCGGGCGCCACGAATCGCCCGGGCCGGACGTTCCGCCCATCGCCATGCAAAGTCCAGCGCGGTCCGAATTTAGTCATGGCGGTGCCTTCCGGGGATGTGGGGGATCTCCGGAAATCCTACCGCGCTACCTCCGCCGGGTCAGGCGATCACTCCGTCCACCAGCGCCTTCGCTTCCTGCTGAACGAGCTTGAGGTGGTCCTCGCCCAGGAAGGACTCGGCGTAGATTTTGTAGACGTCTTCGGTACCCGAAGGACGTGCAGCGAACCACGCGTTCTCCGTGGTGACCTTCAGGCCGCCGATCGGCGCACCGTTGCCGGGTGCCTCGGTAAGGCGGGCGGTGATGTCCTCGCCTGCCAGCGTAGTTGCTTTCACATCCGACGGCGAGAGCTTGCTGAGTGCGGACTTCTGCTCCCGGGTGGCAGCGGCGTCAATCCGCGCGTACACCGGTGCCCCGAACCGCTGCGTCAGCCCCTCATACTGCTGTGACGGGGTCCTGCCGGATACCGCAGTGATCTCGGAGGCCAGCAGCGCAAGGAGGATGCCGTCCTTGTCGGTGCTCCAGGCAGACCCGTCGTGTCGAAGGAAGGAAGCTCCGGCCGATTCTTCGCCGCCGAACGCCACCTCACCCGACATCAGTCCGGGAACGAACCACTTGAAGCCGACGGGAACCTCTTCGAGGACCCGTCCAAGGTCTGCAGCGACGCGGTCGATGATCGACGACGACACGAGGGTCTTGCCCACCATCGCGTTCCCGCGCCACTGCGGGCGGTTCCGGTACAGGTAGTCGATCGCGACGGCGAGATAGTGGTTGGGGTTCATCAGTCCCGCGTCGGGGGTGACGATGCCGTGTCGGTCGGCATCGGCGTCGTTACCGGTGGAAATGTCATAGTCGCTCGCGCGTGAAATCAGCGAGGCCATGGCATGCGGGGAGGAGCAGTCCATGCGGATCTTCTCGTCCCAGTCCAGGGTCATGAACGCCCACTGCGGGTCCACGGCGGGGTTGACCACCGTGAGATCCAGGTTATGGCGCTCGCCGATGGCTCCCCAGTAGTCCACCGAGGCACCTCCCATCGGATCGGCGCCGATACGGACGCCGGCGCTGCGGATGGCTTCCAGGTTCAGGACGTTGGGCAGGTCCTCGACGTAGTGCTGCAGGAAGTCGTAGGTGCTGACGGATTCGGCCTGCCGCGCCTGGGCGATGGGCAGGCGCTTGACGTCGCGCAGTCCGTTCTCCAGCAGCTCGTTGGCTCGGGCGGCGATCCAGTTGGTGGCGTCGGAATTGGCCGGCCCACCGTGCGGCGGGTTGTACTTGAAGCCGCCGTCTGCGGGTGGGTTGTGGGACGGAGTGATGACAATGCCGTCCGCCCGGTCTGTCCGTGAGCCGTTGTAGGCGAGGATGGCGTGTGAGAGCGCCGGCGTCGGTGTGTAGGCGCCGCGCGCATCGACGCGCACAGCGACGTTGTTGGCGGCGAGCACCTCGAGAGCTGTGTTCTGTGCCGGTTCCGAGAGGGCGTGCGTGTCCTTGCCCATGAACAACGGACCGGTGATGCCCTGACCTGCGCGGTACTCGACAATCGCCTGGGTGATGGCTGCGATGTGCCCCTCATTGAACGACGACTTCAGGGAGGAACCACGGTGGCCCGAGGTGCCGAACGCAACCCGCTGACCCGGATCCGAAAGATCTGGTTTGGAATCGAAATACGCGTCCAGGAGGGCGCTGACGTCAACAAGGTCGCTGGGTTGGGCAACGGTGCCTGCTCGATTAGCCATGGGACCAAGCATGCCATCATGTCGCCTGCTGCAGCAGTAGTGCGTCATTCATTTCAATTGGCAGTTGTTGGGACCGTAGCGGCCGACCACGCGCCGAACCATAATGCAGTCATGCTTCCCGCCGCTGCCGCCCCGGACCCCGACGCCGTGCCCGACCTGTGGCAACACTTCGGCTCACTTCTACGGGAAGGAACTGAGCCGGCGCCGTGGGCTGGGCCCCGCTGGTGGTGGGCGGGACCTCTCGATGTTGAGGGCCTCGCGCTCGGATCCATGCAGGCTGCTGCGACGGCTGTGGCCGCCCTGTCGCAACGGCGGGTGACGTTCGATTCTCAGGGCGTGGCCGCCTGGTTCGACTCCTACTCCCACCTGCGGATTGCAGGATCGCCGATCCAGGCGTTCGGAGCCCTTTCCGGCTTCCGCCGCGCCGCCGACGGCTGGGTCCGTATTCACGGGAACTATCCGCATCATGCGCGGGCGCTTTTGGACGCCGTGGGTGCCACCAGCGCGGACGACGTCGTCGCGGCGCTGCGGGAGATGCCCGCGTTGGCTATCGAGGAGCTTGTGACGGCGACTGGTGGGCTGGCCGTTGCGGTGAGGACGCCGAACGAATGGGCAGGCTCTGAGGCCGGGCGCGCGGTCGCCGATCAGCCGTGGGTGCGGTTCACGCTGGAGGACTCCCCGTCCGTCCGGCGATCCGTCAGCCAGGTGGAGGTGCCGCTGGAAGGCGTTCGGGTGCTCGACCTGACGCGGGTGATCGCCGGACCGTCGGCCAGTAGGCTCCTAGGTGCGCTGGGGGCCGACGTTCTGCGGATCGACCCGCCCGCCCTTCCCGAGTTGGAACACCAGCATGTGGAAACAGGGTTCGCCAAGCGCAGCGCCGAGGCCGATCTGCGGAACCCTGAAGTCTTTGCGAGGGTGAGGGAGCTTCTGGCGGACGCGGACGTGATCCTGAGCGGCTACCGCGGGGCGGCACTCGCACGCTACGGGCTCGACGCCGGCTCCCTGCGGGCGAACTATCCCGGCCTTGCCGTGGTGACCCTCGACGCCTGGGGAGACCGGGGCCCGTGGGCCGAGCGCCGCGGCTTCGACAGCATTGTGCAAGCTGCAACCGGGATCGCACACATCTATGGCACGGGATCCGGACCTGACTTCAAGCCGGGCGCCCTTCCGGTCCAGGCGCTCGATTACGCGACGGGGCTCGGGGTGGCGGCTGCCGCCGTCGTACTCGTGCTGGGCCGGAAGCAGGGCATCAGCGGTGCCGCGCACCTGTCCCTGGCGCGGACGGCGCACGAGCTTCTTGGCATGCGTGGGCGGCCGGATCTGCCCGCGGTGAAGCTGGAGTCCCGTCTGCTACGCACTGACAGCGCGTATGGCGAGCTGGTGTACGCGCCGCCGCCGCTGGTGATCGATGACCGTGCCGTTGACTACCCCGAACCGCCGCAGAAGTACGGCAGCGCGGAGCTCGCCTGGCGCTAGCCCTCAGCACCGGAAGAGGAATTCAGGGGATGCTCAGCGTCACCGGACCCGCCTCGGCCGGTCCGCCGCACTCTTCAGTTCCGCCCACCCGGGTCCAGGTCAAGGTGAAGGCTTCTTCGGCCAGGACCCTGTCGCGTTCATCGAGGGCGCGGACCGTTACGTCATCAGGGCTCGACATACTGAACTGGATGGCCCACGTGTCGCTATCCACGCGGGACGAGAAGTGCGGTGAAGCCTCGCGAGTCTCAGCTTCGGACGATTCAGGCGCTTTAGTCGGAAGCGTCGGAAGCGTGGCTTCAGGCTCCAGTGTGTGCACGGGAGTGTCCGTTTCAAGCTGTAACTGGACATAGTGGGAGCACTCGCCGTCCACACAACCCTGCACCACCGCCACGGGGGAGGTATCGCCCTCAAGCTCCACCGTGAGCTTGTTGAACCAGGCGATCGCAGGGCACGCGATGCCGTTCGGCCCTCCGGGTCCTGAACAGCCCGTCAGCAGCAGCGCGGACACAACAGCAACGGTGCCGACAACGATCTTCCCCATGAGTACAGTCTGGCACCCGCCCCTAGCGACCGGGCCCGGTGAGCGGTACGTTGGGGAA of Arthrobacter sp. JZ12 contains these proteins:
- a CDS encoding uracil-xanthine permease family protein, which gives rise to MTKFGPRWTLHGDGRNVRPGRFVAPDERLSWPRTVGIGAQHVVAMFGATFLVPLLTGFPPSTTLLFSGLGTLLFLIITAGRVPSYLGSSFAFIAPIAAAQSQHGPAGALGGVVMASAVLALIGFVVHLAGARWIQVLMPPIVTGAIVALIGLNLAPTAKASFEQAPLTALVTVVAILLVTVLFKGILGRLSILIGVLVGYLVAVLRGEVDFTSINDAAWFGLPPFQTPEFHLSVVGLFVPVVLVLVAENIGHVKSVAAMTGRDLDPVTGRALMADGLATVLAGSGGGSGTTTYAENIGVMAASRVYSTAAYWVAGLIAVLLSLFPKFGALIATVPAGVLGGAGVVLYGMIGILGVRIWVQNRVDFSNPINLSTAGVALVVGIANFTWTVGDLTFEGIALGTAATLLIFHGMSGIARVRGSEHVAGPDEIESEDHGSRPSKLG
- a CDS encoding CoA transferase, with the translated sequence MLPAAAAPDPDAVPDLWQHFGSLLREGTEPAPWAGPRWWWAGPLDVEGLALGSMQAAATAVAALSQRRVTFDSQGVAAWFDSYSHLRIAGSPIQAFGALSGFRRAADGWVRIHGNYPHHARALLDAVGATSADDVVAALREMPALAIEELVTATGGLAVAVRTPNEWAGSEAGRAVADQPWVRFTLEDSPSVRRSVSQVEVPLEGVRVLDLTRVIAGPSASRLLGALGADVLRIDPPALPELEHQHVETGFAKRSAEADLRNPEVFARVRELLADADVILSGYRGAALARYGLDAGSLRANYPGLAVVTLDAWGDRGPWAERRGFDSIVQAATGIAHIYGTGSGPDFKPGALPVQALDYATGLGVAAAAVVLVLGRKQGISGAAHLSLARTAHELLGMRGRPDLPAVKLESRLLRTDSAYGELVYAPPPLVIDDRAVDYPEPPQKYGSAELAWR
- a CDS encoding alpha/beta hydrolase: MASQRYTYGEDPSQFADLYLPEGDRRAGAVITIHGGFWRSRYTCELGVPLAEDLAARGFTCWNLEYRRVGNGGGWPETFEDIAAGIDLLSVAAGEHSLNLTTTTALGHSAGGHLAVWAAGRTSLPGSAPGAGSVAVPLTGVVSQSGVLNLRRAREERLGDGAVADFLGEPREDNYRLADPMTAIPLPVPVLALHGAEDDTVPLSQSKSYVNAALTAGATAELVIIPGDHFAMITPGTSAWQLVVDAVVRLA
- a CDS encoding zinc-ribbon domain-containing protein gives rise to the protein MLILFGFNTRVKELFRRQAVCSNCGQHASQRVDERSTRFTVFFIPLFTTRRRYSRTCAWCGITAELSKSEKNALA
- a CDS encoding HAD family hydrolase, translated to MRLVASDMDGTVVGHDGKMSKRTIRAFESCLEAGIEVVFVTGRPPRWLQPLRDLGFTGTVICSNGALTYDLGREEVLDSHLLDGESIFQAQEIIRGLYPAVTFAAETVDSFLIEPGFADPASVELLGAAEPRPLRESLDGTGVIKFLAREQDISPDAFLHGVAPAVGHLVATTHSAPRVPLLEMSVPGINKSVTLAKYAAGLGIDREDVFAFGDMPNDIQMLDWAGHGYAMSSGHPDALAAANLRAPAFDDDGVAQVLEQQLAALRSA
- a CDS encoding YbhB/YbcL family Raf kinase inhibitor-like protein, whose translation is MTRDPYADLPEVPSFNVTSTDISNNQPLDIRHASGRMGAGGEDLSPQLSWTGFPEETKSFAVTVYDPDAPTASGFWHWAVFNIPAGTTSLPSGAGAEDGSALPDGAVQLRNDAGFLGFVGAAPPPGHGPHHYHVVVHAVDVEKLDIPEDASNAYLGFNLFSHSIGRARIIGTYEQ
- a CDS encoding PGPGW domain-containing protein, yielding MSARSRLHRAAHRTGLEILGWTLVVLGIAALVLPGPGLLMLVGGLAVLSQQYTWAEKRLHPIKKQAYRAARIGVKTWLRIAVSALGALCFMAVGIFWMVQPPVPGWWPLGDEWWLPGGWGTGLSLVLSSIIALTLLVYSIRRFR
- a CDS encoding carbohydrate kinase, with translation MLTIIGEALIDEVISDTAPLRAHVGGSPLNVAVGLARLGHPTQFLGRFGDDEYGRRIHQHLADNAVLSPLPPDAGPTSVASARLDPVGGAQYTFQLRWELPELASRDSLLNGTSLVHTGSIASMLAPGAAEVLALVRQARPFATISYDPNCRPTIIKDVDYAREQAEKFVALADVVKASDEDLEWLYPGQDHRESARRWLSMGPAVVVVTRGSRGSWAVVERGECEAPAAAASVVDTVGAGDSFMAALLGALVDRELDGGQRRSELHGLSVEQVQAVLAFAAAAAAVTVSRAGANPPTRDELRARGVYA
- the pgm gene encoding phosphoglucomutase (alpha-D-glucose-1,6-bisphosphate-dependent); this translates as MANRAGTVAQPSDLVDVSALLDAYFDSKPDLSDPGQRVAFGTSGHRGSSLKSSFNEGHIAAITQAIVEYRAGQGITGPLFMGKDTHALSEPAQNTALEVLAANNVAVRVDARGAYTPTPALSHAILAYNGSRTDRADGIVITPSHNPPADGGFKYNPPHGGPANSDATNWIAARANELLENGLRDVKRLPIAQARQAESVSTYDFLQHYVEDLPNVLNLEAIRSAGVRIGADPMGGASVDYWGAIGERHNLDLTVVNPAVDPQWAFMTLDWDEKIRMDCSSPHAMASLISRASDYDISTGNDADADRHGIVTPDAGLMNPNHYLAVAIDYLYRNRPQWRGNAMVGKTLVSSSIIDRVAADLGRVLEEVPVGFKWFVPGLMSGEVAFGGEESAGASFLRHDGSAWSTDKDGILLALLASEITAVSGRTPSQQYEGLTQRFGAPVYARIDAAATREQKSALSKLSPSDVKATTLAGEDITARLTEAPGNGAPIGGLKVTTENAWFAARPSGTEDVYKIYAESFLGEDHLKLVQQEAKALVDGVIA
- a CDS encoding MarR family winged helix-turn-helix transcriptional regulator; protein product: MTATASQQLSQDAPLSGSQDASQDEDLLLERQLCFALSVASRSVIGAYRPVLEELNLTHPQYLVMLALWEKNPRSVREISEALAMEPATLSPMLKRLEANGLVTRERVAGNERALAVGLTAQGRELREQALSVPGTMMKKLGLTREQAENLNAVMREVIAAAGGA
- a CDS encoding glycerophosphodiester phosphodiesterase family protein translates to MGKPYFDVPAGGGGGVALALSHRGFALDGQENTLAAMEAAIKMGFAYLEIDVRTTRDGVVMVFHDERLERVTDGTGRVADLTASELAKVRVRGREPIPTLAEVLARWPDVKLNIDVKDDGSVQPFVDVIEAAAAHDRVLVASFSDRRRLRVLRALSRPAASSAGMAVSAMIRILAPLGLAGWIARRARVDCLQVPRRYRGIPVVAEPFVRRCAAADLPVHVWTINEAPEMEELLALGVGGLVSDRADLLAQVMASRGEWPQHRLVP
- a CDS encoding phosphotransferase, coding for MTSPALHPLELWQTPAWRSNVQTWISQVLATYRIEQVGPLSDARIRFWSVQLTVPTNYGKLWFKENNPGQFQEASIVAALAEIAPTHVVAPLAVEPTKGWMISADHGATLATLPTTDYALWARVVSDFAELQQQAAPHENSLRTAGLQSMEPGIAANFVSNQLLLHTGLPSEHPLHLNAEQADRVYASVPGIEDAAAQLNALGVPLSLEHNDLHPNNAFIPGASTDPLKFVDFGDSLWAHPFTSLFVPVSTMTETWQVGPEDSRIQRVIAAYLERWTAYAPLPQLRAALEPALKLGRVNRYASWLRLLIHADDDSMRTYAPHALKYLQSATEPVL